Proteins encoded by one window of Enterococcus faecalis:
- a CDS encoding ATP-binding protein, whose product MKLLAVEIVGFGKWQQQKITFESGNQLLYGANEVGKSTLYQFIQAMLFGFPTKGKRKRDYAPKNGGSYGGRLWLAHPVFGEVQVERFKEKNKGQAIIYYQQQMGDEKTLQQMLHPLTKKLFQEVFTFQQEQLITSDKLTEEELQTSLLAIGVSGSQQLLIYRNAYFKEAQKIFKGKGQQPLLNQKLAAYQELKEQIQEKEAQQQTFQQLEETIRETEQRRVTLQQQLKGTQQGLLQVAEQQRHFPLYEEWQSLPEETENVVFVKEDQVQLEETFQEYMYLDKERQRLTKELSLQSEALDVPEGYAFYLEQEALIQQLLNQRYDMQQLMTESEWMTQTFEQNRQEMVLLENEWSWSPERPPQLFYDNETVQKWRQQQVAYTQALQKGQEQKAFLASQIENLEDQLTDFEKAHAAFFGEATRAQKAQKTSQPLWLLLGSILALLGFFLPSPLKWGLVLVGVSFIAKEVLSYATRKEASSDEVKEEWQTKLSQLDYLNEQFQQALNQEREAQLQVEQLEQAVAEQAQVHQLGKMNQIDTLMNQRELITRYLLLVQTNEELMSQLKENQQKRQVFEEQVVPLMTHLPLQGKSLSEKLHFLEGFAEEMEKVRFSQEYQADGYLKQQLRELKTKQQEALTRIQPLLIRYRILSIADVPSRIQQLTTQQAQVGRGQELATQLGNLFPEAVTEATLKDRSLQLAQQQALEESQLNKIQEQYQALIYEKQQLMTDGTLDELYQRQAILKAEIKELAQRWSGYQLAGQLLMDLLTELSEQQLPSLLQYASSYFALLTNQRYQSIQVAEGQLVAVTKEQEMFYLHELSTGTKDQLMMAVRFAFLAVQGEQLICPIIIDDGWLHYDHQRKAQLAELFTKFGQKQQVICFSSDQEMVSYYQDLQQRVIALEGGSVK is encoded by the coding sequence ATGAAATTACTTGCAGTAGAGATTGTGGGCTTTGGAAAATGGCAACAACAGAAAATTACATTTGAATCTGGTAATCAATTGCTGTACGGCGCAAATGAAGTTGGCAAGTCCACATTGTATCAATTCATTCAAGCAATGCTGTTTGGTTTTCCCACAAAGGGTAAAAGAAAACGCGATTACGCACCTAAAAATGGTGGTTCGTATGGTGGTCGTTTGTGGTTGGCACATCCTGTGTTTGGGGAAGTTCAAGTCGAGCGTTTTAAAGAAAAAAATAAAGGGCAAGCAATCATTTATTATCAACAACAAATGGGGGATGAAAAAACCTTACAGCAAATGTTACATCCGCTAACGAAAAAGTTATTTCAAGAGGTTTTTACTTTCCAACAAGAACAATTAATTACGAGTGACAAGTTGACAGAAGAGGAACTGCAAACATCCTTGTTAGCCATTGGTGTTTCTGGTAGTCAACAACTTTTGATTTACCGAAATGCGTACTTTAAAGAAGCACAAAAAATCTTTAAAGGTAAAGGACAGCAGCCATTACTCAATCAGAAGTTGGCGGCTTATCAAGAACTAAAAGAGCAAATTCAAGAGAAAGAAGCGCAGCAACAAACTTTTCAACAATTAGAAGAAACGATTCGCGAAACAGAACAACGGCGAGTGACACTGCAACAGCAATTAAAAGGAACGCAACAGGGCTTGTTACAGGTTGCGGAACAGCAACGTCACTTTCCCTTGTACGAAGAATGGCAGTCGCTACCTGAAGAAACAGAGAACGTTGTTTTTGTAAAAGAAGACCAAGTTCAATTAGAAGAAACCTTTCAAGAATATATGTACCTAGATAAAGAACGACAACGTTTGACCAAAGAGTTATCTCTTCAGTCAGAAGCGCTCGATGTTCCAGAAGGCTATGCTTTTTACCTAGAACAAGAAGCATTGATTCAACAATTGTTGAATCAACGCTATGATATGCAACAATTGATGACGGAATCGGAATGGATGACCCAAACCTTTGAGCAAAATCGTCAAGAAATGGTCCTTTTAGAGAACGAATGGTCATGGTCGCCTGAACGACCACCACAGCTTTTTTATGACAACGAAACCGTTCAAAAGTGGCGCCAACAACAAGTTGCGTATACGCAAGCTCTTCAAAAAGGACAAGAACAGAAAGCATTCTTGGCTTCTCAAATTGAAAATCTGGAAGACCAGTTAACGGATTTTGAAAAAGCGCATGCCGCATTTTTTGGTGAAGCGACGCGTGCCCAAAAAGCGCAGAAAACAAGTCAACCACTTTGGTTATTGCTAGGAAGTATCCTTGCATTACTCGGTTTCTTTTTGCCAAGCCCTTTAAAATGGGGCCTAGTTCTCGTGGGAGTTAGTTTTATCGCGAAAGAAGTGCTTAGCTACGCTACTAGAAAAGAAGCTTCCTCTGATGAAGTGAAAGAAGAGTGGCAGACGAAACTTTCGCAACTAGATTATTTAAATGAACAGTTCCAACAAGCGCTGAATCAAGAACGTGAGGCACAACTGCAAGTGGAACAACTTGAACAAGCAGTAGCGGAGCAAGCCCAAGTCCATCAATTAGGAAAAATGAATCAAATTGATACTTTAATGAATCAGCGGGAATTGATTACGCGCTATTTATTGCTTGTTCAAACAAATGAAGAACTCATGAGTCAATTGAAGGAAAATCAACAAAAACGCCAAGTATTTGAAGAACAAGTCGTCCCATTGATGACGCATTTACCCTTGCAAGGAAAGAGCCTTTCCGAAAAGTTACACTTTTTAGAAGGATTTGCTGAAGAAATGGAGAAGGTTCGCTTTTCTCAAGAGTATCAAGCAGATGGCTATCTCAAACAGCAGTTACGAGAGTTGAAAACTAAACAGCAAGAAGCATTAACACGAATTCAGCCTTTACTAATTCGTTATCGGATTCTATCAATCGCTGATGTTCCAAGTAGGATTCAACAGCTGACCACTCAGCAAGCTCAAGTTGGTCGTGGGCAAGAATTAGCGACACAATTAGGCAATCTGTTTCCAGAAGCGGTAACAGAAGCAACGTTAAAAGACCGTTCTTTACAACTGGCGCAGCAACAAGCACTGGAAGAAAGTCAGTTAAATAAAATACAAGAACAGTATCAAGCGTTGATTTATGAAAAACAACAATTAATGACGGATGGTACCTTAGATGAGTTGTATCAACGACAAGCAATTTTAAAAGCGGAAATCAAAGAACTAGCTCAACGTTGGTCTGGGTATCAACTAGCGGGACAACTGTTAATGGACCTATTAACAGAGCTTTCGGAACAACAATTGCCCAGCTTATTACAGTATGCATCAAGCTACTTTGCACTTTTAACAAATCAGCGTTATCAATCAATCCAAGTAGCCGAAGGTCAACTAGTTGCGGTGACGAAAGAACAAGAAATGTTTTATTTACATGAATTATCAACTGGCACTAAAGATCAATTGATGATGGCTGTTCGTTTTGCCTTTTTAGCAGTCCAAGGCGAGCAACTGATTTGTCCAATTATCATTGATGATGGCTGGTTACACTATGATCATCAAAGAAAAGCCCAATTAGCTGAATTATTTACTAAATTTGGTCAAAAACAGCAAGTCATTTGTTTTTCTTCTGACCAAGAAATGGTAAGCTATTATCAGGACTTACAACAAAGAGTAATTGCGTTAGAAGGAGGAAGCGTCAAGTGA
- a CDS encoding 3'-5' exoribonuclease YhaM family protein — MKKLRELTVEELFESFVLIKNADVRVAKNGKKFIAFTFQDTSGTIDGKYWDASEDEITRFTAGNVVLLNGKREVYQNKPQVKILHMRLATAEEPSQPSLYMERAPLKKEEMVEEINQVIFEITNAYWNRIVRYLMTKYQQEFYEFPAAKRNHHAFANGLAYHTVSMLRLGKAIAKEYPEINTSLLYAGIILHDLGKVLELSGAITTEYTVAGNLIGHLVLVDEEITKACLALKIDDREEDVVVLRHMVLAHHGLLEYGSPVRPRIMEAEILHQIDTMDASIQMMLGAIRQTQPGEYTERIFGLDNRSFYVPKDK, encoded by the coding sequence GTGAAAAAATTACGTGAATTAACAGTAGAAGAACTTTTTGAATCATTTGTTCTAATTAAAAATGCCGATGTACGTGTAGCTAAAAATGGGAAAAAGTTTATTGCCTTTACCTTTCAAGACACATCTGGCACGATTGACGGAAAATATTGGGACGCCTCTGAGGATGAAATTACACGGTTTACTGCGGGAAACGTTGTTTTACTGAATGGGAAACGAGAAGTTTATCAAAATAAACCCCAAGTAAAAATTTTACACATGCGTTTAGCGACAGCAGAGGAACCAAGCCAGCCAAGTTTATATATGGAACGAGCGCCTTTGAAAAAAGAAGAGATGGTCGAGGAAATCAATCAAGTGATTTTTGAGATTACCAATGCTTATTGGAATCGTATTGTGCGCTATCTCATGACGAAATACCAACAAGAATTTTATGAATTTCCTGCAGCCAAACGGAACCATCATGCTTTTGCGAATGGCTTAGCTTACCACACTGTCTCAATGTTGCGCCTAGGCAAAGCAATTGCTAAGGAATATCCTGAAATTAACACGTCACTATTATACGCGGGGATTATTTTACATGACTTAGGAAAAGTTTTAGAGTTATCTGGCGCTATTACGACAGAATATACGGTGGCAGGGAACTTAATTGGTCATTTAGTTTTGGTGGATGAGGAAATTACCAAGGCGTGTTTGGCTTTGAAAATTGATGATCGAGAAGAAGACGTTGTCGTTCTTCGGCACATGGTCTTAGCCCACCATGGATTGTTGGAATATGGCTCACCTGTGCGACCAAGAATTATGGAAGCGGAAATCTTACATCAAATTGATACCATGGATGCGTCCATTCAAATGATGCTAGGGGCAATTCGTCAAACACAGCCTGGGGAGTATACGGAACGAATCTTTGGTTTAGATAACCGCAGTTTCTATGTTCCAAAAGATAAATAA
- a CDS encoding peptidylprolyl isomerase, with protein MKKKLILAAAGAMAVFSLAACSSGSKDIATMKGSTITVDDFYNQIKEQSTSQQAFSQMVIYKVFEEKYGDKVTDKDIQKNFDEAKEQVEAQGGKFSDALKQAGLTEKTFKKQLKQRAAYDAGLKAHLKITDEDLKTAWASFHPEVEAQIIQVASEDDAKAVKKEITDGGDFTKIAKEKSTDAATKKDGGKIKFDSQATTVPAEVKEAAFKLKDGEVSEPIAATNMQTYQTTYYVVKMTKNKAKGNDMKPYEKEIKKIAEETKLADQTFVSKVISDELKAANVKIKDDAFKNALAGYMQTESSSASSEKKESKSSDSKTSDTKTSDSEKATDSSSKTTESSSK; from the coding sequence ATGAAGAAAAAACTAATCTTAGCTGCAGCGGGCGCAATGGCCGTTTTTAGTTTAGCAGCGTGTTCAAGCGGTTCAAAAGATATCGCAACAATGAAAGGTTCAACAATTACTGTTGATGATTTTTATAACCAAATTAAAGAACAAAGCACTAGCCAACAAGCGTTTAGCCAAATGGTTATTTATAAAGTCTTTGAAGAAAAATATGGCGACAAAGTAACTGACAAAGATATTCAAAAAAACTTTGACGAAGCCAAAGAACAAGTAGAAGCACAAGGTGGAAAGTTCTCTGATGCATTAAAACAAGCTGGTTTAACTGAAAAAACATTCAAGAAACAGTTAAAACAAAGAGCAGCCTATGATGCAGGTCTAAAAGCCCACTTAAAAATTACAGATGAAGACTTAAAAACAGCTTGGGCAAGTTTCCATCCAGAAGTAGAAGCACAAATTATCCAAGTTGCTTCAGAAGATGATGCCAAAGCTGTCAAGAAAGAAATCACTGACGGCGGCGATTTCACAAAAATTGCTAAAGAAAAATCAACAGATGCTGCTACGAAAAAAGATGGCGGTAAAATTAAATTTGATTCACAAGCAACAACTGTTCCTGCCGAAGTTAAAGAAGCTGCCTTCAAATTAAAAGATGGCGAAGTGTCAGAACCAATTGCTGCAACAAATATGCAAACCTACCAAACAACCTACTATGTAGTGAAAATGACGAAAAACAAAGCAAAAGGCAATGACATGAAACCTTATGAAAAAGAGATCAAGAAAATTGCTGAAGAAACAAAATTAGCCGATCAAACATTTGTTTCGAAAGTCATTAGTGACGAATTAAAAGCGGCCAATGTGAAAATTAAAGATGATGCCTTCAAGAACGCTTTAGCAGGCTACATGCAAACTGAATCTTCAAGCGCTTCTTCAGAGAAAAAAGAATCAAAATCAAGTGATTCTAAAACAAGCGATACCAAAACAAGCGACTCTGAAAAAGCAACAGATTCTTCAAGCAAAACAACAGAATCTTCTTCTAAATAA
- a CDS encoding YtxH domain-containing protein, translating into MKKFIKGLFFGAAAGTIGGLLAAPRSGKETRQHLINELEDYRSLKNQVTNDWDQVQRNLAVVEENVPLATEFSKDLQQEITDFKFQAEPRIAQIKEQIAKITAELPDTQTNKQK; encoded by the coding sequence ATGAAAAAATTTATTAAAGGTCTCTTTTTTGGTGCAGCTGCTGGTACCATTGGCGGCTTGTTGGCTGCTCCAAGAAGCGGGAAAGAAACACGCCAACATTTAATCAATGAGCTAGAGGACTATCGTTCACTGAAAAATCAAGTCACGAATGACTGGGATCAGGTGCAACGAAATTTGGCAGTTGTCGAAGAAAACGTTCCACTGGCAACTGAATTTTCAAAAGACCTGCAACAAGAAATCACTGATTTCAAATTCCAAGCGGAACCTCGGATTGCTCAAATTAAAGAACAAATTGCTAAAATCACGGCTGAATTACCTGACACACAAACCAACAAGCAAAAGTAA
- a CDS encoding HIT family protein, which produces MNDCIFCKIINGEIPSYKVYEDEKVYAFLDITQVTKGHTLMIPKQHVADIFEYNDVLASDVFARIPKVARALEKAFPEMEGLNILNNNKEVAYQSVFHSHVHLIPRYSKEDDFSIHFGNHQEDYSAEAMQEIAETIAKQVN; this is translated from the coding sequence ATGAATGATTGTATTTTTTGTAAAATTATCAACGGCGAAATCCCAAGTTATAAAGTCTATGAAGACGAGAAAGTCTACGCGTTTTTAGACATTACACAAGTGACCAAAGGGCATACCTTAATGATTCCAAAACAACACGTTGCTGATATTTTTGAATATAATGACGTTTTAGCAAGCGACGTCTTTGCTCGTATTCCTAAAGTAGCACGAGCATTAGAAAAAGCTTTTCCAGAAATGGAAGGATTAAACATTTTAAATAACAATAAGGAAGTGGCTTATCAATCCGTTTTCCATTCCCACGTTCATTTGATTCCCCGTTATTCAAAAGAAGATGATTTCTCTATTCATTTTGGCAACCATCAAGAGGACTATTCCGCCGAAGCGATGCAAGAAATTGCTGAGACCATTGCAAAGCAGGTGAACTAA
- a CDS encoding ABC transporter ATP-binding protein, with translation MSLTIEHLTGGYGHIPVLKDINFDVKSGEMVGLIGLNGAGKSTTIKNIIGLLTPQKGKIMIDGETLQQAPEEYRKKIGYIPETPSLYEELTLKEHIEVTALAYDIPLEEAFKRAEPLLKTFRLDNKLEWFPANFSKGMKQKVMVLCAFLIEPSLYIIDEPFLGLDPLAIHALLELMDTMRKQGAAILMSTHILATAEKYCDRFVVLHEGKLRANGTMAELRAEFNLPESSLDDIYLALTKEEKVG, from the coding sequence ATGAGCTTAACAATTGAACATTTAACAGGAGGTTACGGCCATATTCCTGTCTTAAAAGATATTAATTTTGACGTCAAGTCTGGTGAAATGGTTGGTTTAATCGGCTTGAATGGTGCGGGGAAAAGTACCACCATCAAAAATATTATTGGGTTACTTACGCCGCAAAAAGGCAAAATTATGATTGACGGGGAAACATTGCAACAAGCCCCTGAAGAATATCGTAAAAAAATCGGGTATATTCCGGAAACACCTTCTTTATATGAAGAATTAACATTGAAAGAGCATATCGAAGTAACGGCCTTGGCTTATGATATTCCATTAGAAGAAGCGTTCAAACGAGCAGAACCATTACTAAAAACGTTCCGTTTAGACAATAAATTGGAATGGTTTCCTGCTAATTTTTCAAAAGGCATGAAACAAAAAGTTATGGTACTTTGTGCATTCTTAATTGAACCGAGTTTATATATTATTGATGAACCTTTTCTAGGCTTAGATCCTTTAGCAATTCATGCTTTATTAGAATTAATGGATACGATGCGTAAGCAAGGGGCAGCGATTTTAATGTCCACGCATATTTTAGCAACAGCTGAAAAATATTGTGATCGCTTTGTGGTGCTACACGAAGGGAAATTACGGGCAAACGGTACAATGGCTGAATTACGTGCAGAATTTAATTTACCAGAGTCTTCTTTAGATGATATTTATCTTGCCTTGACGAAGGAAGAAAAGGTGGGGTAA
- a CDS encoding ABC transporter permease, whose protein sequence is MGEIFSQRLSRHFKKMSKYLRYILNDHFVLVCMFLLGGLGLYYSQLLKELPRDFVWGRPLILLGWLLLIQVGKLATLTEEPDKVFLLPKEKQFAAYLKRALRYSLLLPIVVSFLGSGLLMPLIVVTTGWSFQTFFLFLVMLVCMIYTHLSLQSYGLYHLSSTTYRSWWFVWLISSLLIMTGAIYWTPWVGVIGGIILAVCLSSIWQNKMKKSFLDWEKMIQKEQNRMHRIYKFIQLFTDIPEVSSTVKRRKYLDPLLGVVKKTSENTYAYLFIRSFLRGSEYSGLLFRLILVGGVLLFFLQEFWIALVVALLFVYLIGFQLIPMYTQFDYMVMTQLYPISIEKKQAAIRRLISGALSVAAIIFGGIVCLRLGSLQNSLIILGALIVEVVIFTKMYVPMRLNKL, encoded by the coding sequence ATGGGCGAAATTTTTAGTCAACGTTTGTCACGGCATTTCAAAAAAATGTCCAAGTACTTGCGCTATATTTTAAATGATCATTTTGTTTTAGTCTGTATGTTTTTATTAGGCGGATTAGGTCTGTACTATTCCCAGTTGTTAAAAGAATTACCTCGTGATTTTGTTTGGGGCAGACCGTTAATTCTATTGGGCTGGCTGCTACTCATTCAAGTTGGTAAGTTGGCTACTTTGACAGAAGAGCCAGACAAGGTGTTTTTATTACCAAAAGAAAAACAATTCGCTGCTTATCTGAAACGAGCGCTGCGCTACTCTTTACTTTTACCGATTGTGGTCAGCTTTCTAGGAAGTGGCCTATTGATGCCGTTGATTGTAGTCACAACAGGTTGGTCGTTTCAAACCTTCTTTTTATTTTTGGTCATGCTAGTTTGTATGATTTATACACATCTTAGTTTACAAAGCTATGGGCTCTATCATCTTTCGTCAACCACTTACCGTAGTTGGTGGTTTGTTTGGTTGATCAGTAGTCTCTTGATTATGACGGGAGCTATTTACTGGACGCCTTGGGTTGGTGTGATTGGTGGCATCATTCTGGCCGTTTGTTTATCGAGTATTTGGCAAAATAAGATGAAAAAGAGTTTCTTGGATTGGGAAAAAATGATCCAAAAAGAACAAAACAGAATGCATAGAATTTATAAATTCATTCAGCTGTTTACAGATATTCCTGAAGTGAGTAGTACAGTGAAACGCCGTAAATACTTAGATCCTCTCCTCGGAGTAGTCAAAAAAACATCTGAGAACACGTATGCTTACTTATTCATTCGGAGCTTTTTACGAGGTAGCGAATATAGCGGCTTATTGTTTCGTTTGATTTTGGTTGGTGGCGTGCTACTCTTCTTTTTACAAGAATTCTGGATTGCGTTGGTAGTTGCTTTATTGTTTGTCTATTTAATCGGGTTCCAGTTGATTCCCATGTACACGCAATTTGATTATATGGTGATGACACAGCTATATCCAATTTCAATAGAAAAAAAACAAGCAGCGATTCGCCGGTTAATTAGCGGCGCATTATCTGTTGCGGCCATTATTTTTGGTGGGATTGTCTGCCTTCGTTTAGGCAGTTTGCAAAATAGCTTGATCATTCTGGGTGCTTTAATTGTAGAAGTTGTGATTTTCACTAAAATGTATGTTCCAATGCGCTTGAATAAGTTATAA
- a CDS encoding phosphotransferase family protein: MEFQLDKDWRLQPIKGATGQTYMGIKETEKVFIKRNTSPLLAALSKEGLAPKMIWTKRTANGDVLTAQEWLEGRLLHADEIGKRNDVIDVLYQLHHSNLLKDMLKKIGGEVCTPLTMLKEYKRQLPKELKRNSYLKEVITYLYNHLPEYPETSYVAVHGDVNHRNWLVSNNYLYLVDWDSVMVADPAVDLGMILSHYVPRSGWNQWLLSYGLIPNESTVQRIYWYGLFSFLQEIVRHHQEGERRAMTAEILQLKRMFSS; this comes from the coding sequence ATGGAATTTCAGTTGGATAAAGACTGGCGTCTGCAGCCGATAAAGGGCGCAACTGGTCAAACATACATGGGAATAAAAGAAACCGAGAAAGTGTTCATTAAACGAAACACTTCTCCACTTCTTGCAGCATTGTCTAAAGAAGGGTTAGCCCCGAAGATGATTTGGACAAAGCGGACAGCGAATGGCGACGTACTAACAGCCCAAGAATGGCTGGAAGGACGTTTGTTACATGCGGACGAAATTGGCAAACGCAATGACGTGATTGACGTGTTATACCAATTGCATCATTCCAATTTGCTGAAAGACATGTTGAAAAAAATTGGTGGCGAAGTTTGTACCCCGCTAACAATGTTGAAAGAGTATAAGCGTCAACTACCTAAAGAATTAAAACGAAACAGTTATTTAAAAGAAGTAATCACTTATTTATATAATCATTTACCAGAATATCCAGAAACTAGTTATGTAGCTGTCCACGGCGATGTGAATCATCGGAATTGGTTAGTCTCGAATAATTATCTCTATTTAGTAGATTGGGATTCTGTGATGGTCGCGGACCCAGCGGTAGATTTAGGAATGATTTTGAGTCATTATGTCCCTCGTTCCGGTTGGAATCAATGGTTACTATCTTATGGTTTAATCCCGAATGAAAGTACGGTTCAACGAATTTATTGGTATGGTTTATTTAGCTTTTTACAAGAGATTGTTCGTCATCACCAAGAGGGCGAAAGAAGAGCAATGACTGCAGAAATTTTACAATTAAAACGAATGTTTAGTAGTTAA
- the trmB gene encoding tRNA (guanosine(46)-N7)-methyltransferase TrmB, which produces MRVRNRPGAAEYMAKYPQYVVEGPEKWQGKWQERFGNNHPIHIEIGSGKGRFIYEMAKAHPEINYIGIDMQLSILSIALDKLVAEPLPNLQLLRVDGEALTEYFAENEVDLIYLNFSDPWPKKKHEKRRLTYKNFLATDEIILKPNGEIHFKTDNQGLFEYSLSSFSKYGMIIERVWLDLHNSEFEGNIMTEYEEKFSSRGQRIYRVEARFVAK; this is translated from the coding sequence ATGCGTGTAAGAAATAGACCCGGAGCAGCAGAATATATGGCAAAATATCCACAATATGTGGTAGAAGGTCCTGAAAAATGGCAAGGGAAATGGCAAGAACGTTTTGGCAATAATCATCCCATCCACATTGAAATTGGTTCAGGTAAAGGTCGTTTTATTTATGAAATGGCTAAAGCACATCCTGAAATTAATTATATTGGTATCGATATGCAATTAAGTATTTTATCGATTGCATTAGATAAGCTAGTGGCCGAGCCGTTACCTAATCTACAGTTATTGCGAGTAGACGGCGAAGCATTAACAGAATATTTTGCTGAAAATGAAGTAGATTTAATCTATTTAAATTTTTCAGATCCTTGGCCAAAGAAAAAACATGAAAAACGTCGTTTAACGTATAAAAACTTTTTAGCGACAGATGAAATTATCTTAAAACCAAATGGAGAAATTCATTTTAAAACGGATAATCAAGGGCTCTTCGAATACTCATTAAGTAGCTTTTCTAAATATGGCATGATTATTGAACGTGTGTGGCTAGATTTGCATAATAGCGAGTTTGAAGGCAACATTATGACAGAATACGAAGAAAAATTTTCTAGTCGTGGTCAACGAATTTATCGAGTAGAAGCACGTTTTGTTGCAAAATAA
- a CDS encoding MurR/RpiR family transcriptional regulator, producing the protein MEQKLSESEQYLWHFIETHILEIPDYSIVKLSERANVSTATIVRTMKKKGYEGFTSFKHHLKDKENQNINFSALEKVDRGIRTAILKNEEEVTRTINMIEIGNIEDAIQKIKASRRIIIFARGFSELIAQEMMVKFQLAGKYCELHTDPEIIKNISKKLSKKDVALFVSLNGETQELVVAGKNCYDSEIGTILLTASKHSSLMKYIEIPFVGFKSEGSFFPDYEVRSRLPLSILARILLDAYALRTTT; encoded by the coding sequence ATGGAACAAAAATTGAGTGAGTCAGAGCAATATCTCTGGCATTTTATCGAAACACATATTTTAGAAATCCCTGATTATTCCATTGTAAAATTAAGCGAACGAGCCAACGTATCAACTGCGACGATTGTAAGAACCATGAAAAAGAAAGGCTATGAAGGTTTCACATCCTTCAAGCATCACTTGAAAGATAAAGAAAACCAAAATATAAATTTTTCAGCATTAGAAAAAGTAGACCGAGGAATTCGGACGGCCATTTTAAAGAATGAAGAAGAAGTAACTCGCACGATTAACATGATTGAAATTGGTAATATCGAAGATGCGATCCAAAAAATCAAGGCTTCTCGACGGATTATTATCTTTGCTAGAGGTTTTTCAGAATTAATTGCTCAGGAAATGATGGTTAAGTTTCAATTGGCTGGCAAATACTGTGAACTGCATACGGACCCAGAAATTATTAAAAATATTAGTAAAAAGTTATCAAAAAAAGATGTGGCTCTTTTTGTTTCTTTAAACGGAGAAACCCAAGAATTAGTTGTCGCTGGTAAAAACTGTTACGACTCAGAAATTGGGACTATCCTTTTAACTGCAAGCAAACACTCTAGTTTAATGAAATACATTGAAATTCCGTTCGTAGGCTTCAAATCAGAAGGCTCCTTTTTCCCCGATTATGAAGTGCGTTCACGGTTACCACTATCCATTCTGGCAAGAATTTTATTGGACGCCTATGCTTTAAGAACGACAACTTAG
- the pfkB gene encoding 1-phosphofructokinase: MTIYTCTLNLAIDLFIETEELVPFVVNRTKEDDIQANGKGVNVSLILKMLGIDNTALGVKAGFTGNYVEDYLKEKEITTDFIEVAGTTRINVFTKVTQDQKEYKLVNKGPKLSEEHVQRFLKKISELRKGDYLCVSGSLPQGVSPSILIEISRICFEKQVFLILDSSYEEILDCLPYQPFLLKPNEEELQEWFHTEVQTKDDYIFYGQELLKRGAKNILLSLGSEGALFMNNEKVLSGNSPTGMVVNTACSGDAMLGTFLAGWHQGLSLEKNLKRSIAAGSSTAFRKGLTDFSDVQELEQQIKIQEEE; encoded by the coding sequence GTGACTATTTATACATGTACATTAAATTTAGCCATTGATTTATTTATCGAAACAGAAGAGCTAGTTCCTTTTGTCGTGAATCGCACGAAGGAAGATGATATTCAAGCAAACGGGAAAGGAGTCAATGTTTCCCTAATTTTAAAGATGTTAGGGATTGATAATACCGCTTTGGGAGTCAAAGCTGGTTTCACTGGGAACTATGTCGAGGATTATTTAAAAGAAAAAGAGATAACCACTGATTTTATCGAAGTCGCTGGCACAACGAGAATCAATGTGTTTACAAAAGTTACCCAAGATCAAAAGGAATACAAATTAGTCAATAAAGGACCAAAATTATCTGAAGAACATGTACAACGTTTTTTGAAAAAAATTTCAGAGTTACGTAAAGGGGATTATTTGTGCGTATCAGGAAGTTTACCACAAGGGGTTTCGCCAAGTATTTTGATTGAAATTAGCCGAATTTGTTTTGAAAAACAGGTGTTCTTAATCTTAGACAGTAGTTATGAAGAAATTTTAGATTGTTTGCCTTATCAACCATTTTTATTGAAACCAAATGAAGAAGAACTTCAAGAGTGGTTTCATACAGAAGTGCAGACTAAGGATGATTACATTTTTTACGGACAAGAATTACTGAAGCGGGGAGCCAAAAATATTTTACTTTCTTTAGGTAGTGAAGGGGCTTTATTTATGAACAATGAAAAGGTTCTTTCAGGTAATTCACCAACTGGAATGGTTGTAAATACAGCTTGTTCAGGGGATGCAATGTTAGGTACCTTTTTAGCTGGCTGGCATCAAGGACTTTCATTGGAAAAAAATTTAAAAAGAAGTATTGCAGCAGGTAGTTCAACAGCATTTCGCAAAGGATTGACAGATTTTTCAGATGTTCAGGAGTTAGAGCAACAAATAAAGATTCAAGAGGAGGAATAA